The genomic region TTCTGGATTTCGCGGATGAACTCACCGACGTCCTCGAACTGGCGGTAAACCGAGACGTAGCGGACGTAGGCCACCGGATCGATATCGTGCAGCTTGTCCATGACCTTGGCTCCGATGATATCTGATGGGCATTCCGCAAGGTGGTCCTTGTGGAGCTCGGCGAGAATTTCTTCGACCGCGCGGTCCAGACGATCCATCGAGACCGGGCGCTTCTCACAGGCTTTGACCAGGCCGCGGAGGAGTTTCTCGCGGTTGAGCGGCTGGCGCGTGCCGTCTCGTTTGACGACGCGTAGCTCAGTACGCTCGATTTGTTCATAGGTCGTATAGCGGTAGCCACATTGAAGGCACTCGCGGCGACGGCGGGTAGTCGTGCCGTCTTTGGACATCCGGGAGTCGATGAC from Rubritalea squalenifaciens DSM 18772 harbors:
- the nrdR gene encoding transcriptional regulator NrdR, whose product is MRCIQCGSLEDKVIDSRMSKDGTTTRRRRECLQCGYRYTTYEQIERTELRVVKRDGTRQPLNREKLLRGLVKACEKRPVSMDRLDRAVEEILAELHKDHLAECPSDIIGAKVMDKLHDIDPVAYVRYVSVYRQFEDVGEFIREIQKLEKRSHTNPLQRPLFKD